GTCCTGCTCCAGGGCGAATCCGGCACCGGCAAGGAGCTCTTCGCCCGGCTCATCCACGTCTTCTCCAACCGCAAGGAGAAACCCTTCATACCCGTCAACTGCGGCGTCCTCAAAGGTGAACTCTTCGCCGACAAGTTCTTCGGACACGAAGCCGGCGCCTTCACCGGGGCCTCGCGCCAACAGAAAGGCAGCTTCGAACTCGCCCAGGACGGCACCCTCTTCCTCGACGAGGTGGGCGAAATACCACCCGCCAACCAGGCCGACTTCCTGCGCGTCCTCGAACAACGCACCTTCCGCAGACTCGGCGGCGAACGAAACCTCCCCTTCGAAGCGCGCATCGTGGCCGCCACCAACCGAAACCTCCTCGAAATGGTCCGCGACGGCCGCTTCCGAGCCGACCTCTACTACCGCCTCAACGTCGTGCCCGTCTTCCTCCCGCCCCTGCGCCTACGCAAGGAAGACATCCCCATGCTCGCCTCCCACTTCATCGAACACTTCAGCCTGCGCTACCACCGCCCACCCATCTTCCTCACCCCGGACACCCTGCGCGCCTTCCAGGACTACGCCTGGCCAGGCAACGCCCGCGAACTGCGAAACCTCATCGAACGCCTCGTCCTCGTAAACCCCGGCCCCGCCGTGGAACCCGACGACCTCCCCCTCGAATTCCACCACGGACCCGCGCCGCACGCCGACAACGACGACCTCCCCGAAAGCCTCCTCCTCGACGACGTGGTCCGCGACGCCGAAACCCGCGCCATCCACCGCGCCTTCCGCATCGCGAACGGCGACAAGACGCGCACCGCGCAACTCCTGGGCATCTCCCCACGGACCCTGCGCCACAAAGTCCAACAGTGGGGGCTCGTCCTCAAACAACGACGCGGGCAAGACGCCTGAACGCCGGAACCCCAGGATACGGCACGGACTGGAGCACGAGACGCCGCCAGGCAGGCGGCCGACAAAGACGACGCCTCCGGCTGCCAGGGCTCTGCCCTGGACCCGGAGAGCGGGGCTTCGCCCCGGACCCCACCAGGGCTCTGCCCTGGACCCGCTGGAGAGGGCGCTGCCCTCTCCAGACCTCACCCGCCAGGGGGGAGCCCCCCCCTGGACCCGGCAATTGCTTCGCGGGCTTCACCGGGAAGGACTGTGTTGCCGGAGCCGGGCTTCTGCACGGGGAGAGCCTGCGGATCGTCTTCAAATCGGTCCGCGGGTTCTCCCCGTGCAGAGGCCCGGCTCCCGCTTGCAAGACCTTTGCGGCTGCGCCGCCTGTCGCGCGGGAATTCGCGCAAAGCCGCGAATCCCCGCGCGGGGGGCCGTGGCGCTTCGCGCCAGCTTTTCGAGCAAGATCCGTTTCTTGGAATTTAGAGGATAATTCCTTGTTCATCGTCGCTTGCGACGATGGCAGTCCGCCGGGATAAGCGCTGCTTTGAGCGCGTTCCCGGCGGGTGTCTGCTGCTGTCCGGGCGTCTGGAGACTGGCCGCCCCCATAAACACCGGCTTACCCGGTGAAACCCGCGAAGCAAAAAGGGATTCCTAAGGGCGTAGCCCTTAGGCCGCCGGAGGCTATTCCTCCAGCGGCCTTTTCCATTCTCCGCGACGGCAGCCGGCATCGCGCCAAGGCCCCGCGCGCCGGGTGTCCGGCGTGCGGGGCCTTGCGGGGGTTTTCCGGGGAACGGCGCGGCTACTGGGGGGCGCGCCCGAGGTAGTCGGAGATCATGGCGTCGTAGGCGGAGGTGCGGCGGAAGGTGTCCACGGCCAGATCGCGGCGCAGGGCCAGGGGGGCGTGGAGGGTTCCGTTCTTGGCGTTGGCCGACAGTTCGGCGGTGACGCGCGCGTAGTGTTCGGCCGAGGGCACCACCAGAATGGAGTGCAGGTTCTTGGCGGAGGCGCGCAGCATGGTGGGGCCGCCGATGTCGATCTGTTCCACGGCCTGCTTGAGGTTGGCCCCGGAGGCGGCGGCCTTGGCGAAGTCGTAGAGGTTGACGCAGATGAGATCGAAGGGTTGGAGCTTGAAGGCCTCGAGGGTCTTCAGGTGCTCGGGGTCGTCCTTGTCGGCCAGGATGCCCGCGTGGATGTGGGGGTGCAGGGTTTTGACGCGTCCGCCGAGCATTTCGGGGAAGCCGGTGACGGAATCCACGGCGGTGACGGGCAGGCCCGCGTCGGCCATGGCCTTTTTGGTGCCGCCGGTGGAGACGAGCTCCACGCCGTGCTGGTGGAGGAAGGCCGCGAATTCGGCCAGGCCGGACTTGTCGGTGACGGAGAGGATGGCCCTGCGGATGGGCAAGAGTTCCATGGCTGCCTCGCTTTTTGGCTTGGCAGTGCCAAAAGACCCGGCGCTTGGCAACCTCTCATCTTGCTCCGTCCTCCCCGAGCGAGGAGTTGATTCCCGGTCCGGCCGCCGGGAGCGGACCGGACCGGGAACCAATGGGGGAGGGGAGATTCGGTCGGAAAAGTTTCGGGCCTAGGCGGCCTGGGCCTCCAGATGCTCCTTGAGTTCGACTGCGCGCGCGTAGGAGGGCTCCTGCTGGAGGATGCGCTCCAGGTGCTCCCGGGCCTCTTCGGGGCGTCCGGCGGTGATGAGGCAGCCGGCCAGGGAGTAGCGGATGTCGTGCTTCAGGGGGTCCACGGCCAGGCAGTCCTCGAGGTGGGGCACCACCTCGTCCACGCGGTCCATGGCGTGTCCCAGGCGGATCAGGCTGTAGAGGGCCACCATGTTCTCGGGATTGTGGTCCAGGGCCTGGGCGAAGTGGCCGAAGGCGGCCTCGTGCTCGCCGCGCTCCATCTCGATGAGCGCCATGCCCGAGAGGGACTTGTCGGTGGCCTCCACGTTGGCGGCCTTGCGATAGAAGCCGAAGGCCGCGTCAAGATCTCCACGGTGCACGGCGATGGTGGCCAGGCCCATGTAGGGGTCCGGGTGGATGCCGTTGGAGTTCATGGCCTTGCGGTAGTATTCCTCCGCCTTGTCCAGGTCGCCCATGAACAGGTAGCACTCGCCCAGTTCCTTGTTGATTTCATAATCCAGATGACCGCTCATGACGTTCCCCTCCAGTGGGCGGGCGCGTGCGCTGTCTCCCCCGGCATCGCGCCCATTGTTCGCTTTCGCGTCGGGAAGACCCTCCTGGCTTCCCTTCTCCCCTATCAGACGGCGCCGCCCTGCAAGTCGTCCCTCCCGGGGACAGGCAAGCCCGCGGATTTCACCTAGCAAGTGCCGTGCCAACCGCCGAATCAGGCAAATTCCGCCGTGGGCGAGGCCCGTCCGGGAGCAGAGAGCAGACGGCGTGCCACCCCTGGGTCGGCATATAAAGGATCAACAATTCCAGCTTGATGATCTTTTGGAACGGGAGTTGCTATCCTGTGGCGGGAGGCGGACGCACCCACCCCCGGGACACCGGGCAAAAACGGCCGCCCCACAAGGAGATACGCCATGCCGGACATCTACGGAGCCAACACCGACCTCATCGCCAAGGTCATGGACCTGCGCATCGAGCGTCAAAACCTCGTCATGTCCAACCTGGCCAACATGAACATCCCGGGCTACAAGGCCCGCTCCATCGACTTCGAGGGCGCGCTCCAGGATGCCGTGGGCACTCAGGAGATGAAGACCGCCGTCACCCGCACCAACGCCGCCCACGTGCCGGGCCCCTACGACGTGAACGGCTACCAGGCCGACGTGGTGAAGGAGTTCAAGCCCCGCACCATCTACGGAGCCGACGCCGTGGACCTGGACAAGGAAATGGCGGCCATGGCCAAGAACTCGCTCATGTACAACTCGCTGACCACCGTGATGCAGAAGGGCTTCGAAGGCATCCAGAAGGTCATCATGGACGGAGGCAAGTAACATGGACTTCATGACAGCCCTCGACATCGGCGCTTCGGCCCTCACGGCCCAGCGCACCTACATGAACGTCATTTCCATGAACCTGGCCAACGCCAAGACCACGCGCACCATGGACGGCCAGGGGCCCTACCAGCGCAAGTCCGTGGCGCTGCAGTCCACCCAGGCCACGCCCTTCGGCAAGGCCATGAACGCCGCGCTCACCCAGGAGCTGCAGGGCGTGCGCGTCACGGGCATCGTGGCCGACCAGCGCCCGCCCAAGCAGGTCTACGAGCCCGGGCACCCCGACGCCGACCAGAACGGTTACGTGCAATACCCCGACATCAACGTGGTGGAAGAGATGGCCAACATGATCCAGGCCACCCGCGGCTACGAAGCCAACACCACCAGCGTGAACACCATCAAGGCCATGTACAACAAGGCCCTGGAAATCGGACGCTAGGAGGTTCGCCATGGCCATCAGCCCCATCGCCCTCAACGCCTACCGCTCCGCCATGGGCCAGACCCAGGGCGGCATGTCCATCCAGAAGCAGGTGGAGGGCGCCGTCGGTTCCGGCGCGTCCCAGACCGGCTTCGTGGACACCCTCAAGAACTCCGTGGCCGAAGTGAACGCCGAACAGCTCAAGAAGGACCGCATGGTGGCCTCCTTCGCCACAGGCGAGAACCAGAACGTCCACGAGCTGATGATCCAGCTTCAGAAGGCCGGGGTGGCCATGTCCATGACCAGCGCCGTGCGCGGCAAGGTCCTCGACATGTACCGCGAACTGGTCAAGATGCCCTTCTAGCCTCCAGGAAGAATAGGAGTCCGCCATGTCCACCGTGATCAAATCCCTCTGGGATCAGGCCACCCGCTTCTGGTCCGCCCGCACCATGGCCCAGCGCATCCTCTTCGCGGGTGTGGCCGTCTCCGTGGTGGCCGCCTTCGCCTTGATGATCTTCTGGTTCAACCAGCCCGACTACAAGGTGCTCTTCTCCAAGCTCGGCCAGGACGACGCCAACCGCGTGGTGGAGACCCTCAAGGCCAACAAGATCCCCTTCCGCCTGGAAGACGCCGGCCAGACCGTGCTGGTGCCCGTGGACCAGGTGAGCGAGACGAGGCTGCGCATCGCGGGCGAAGGCAAGCTGCGCGGCGCGGGCCTGGGCTACGAGATCTTCGACGAGACCAAGGTGGGGCAGACCGACTTCGTGCAGCGCATCAACTACCAGCGCGCCCTGCAGGGCGAGCTCTCGCGCACCATCTCTGAGTTCCCGCAGATCGAGAAGGCCCGTGTGCACCTGGTGCTGCCCCAGAAGAGCCTCTTCATCGAGGAGCAGCGCAAGCCCAGCGCCTCGGTGGTGCTCACGCTGAAAAACGGCGGCAAGCTCGAACCCAAGCAGGTGCAGGGCATCGTCAACTTCGTGGCCATGAGCGTCGAGGGCCTGGAGCCCAGCCGCGTGACCATCACCGACACCTCCGGCAAGATCGTCTACCAGGCCAAGGACGACCAGAGCATCGACGGCCTCACCAGCTCCCAGTTCGACTTCCGCAACAACTATCAGCTCAACATGGAGCGGCGCATCGAGGAGCTGCTCACCCCCATCGTGGGCGGCGGCAAGTCCATCGCCAAGGTGAGCGCCTCCCTCGACTTCGCCCAGCGCGAGATCAAACGCCAGAGCTTCGACCCCAACCGCACCGTGGTGCGCTCCGAGACCCGCGAGGAGTCCTCCACCAACCAGAAGGCCAACGTGGACGGCTCCGTGCCCGAGACCAACTTCCGGGGCGACGGCTTCACCGGCACCCAGAACAAGGTGGACCAGGCCAGCGAGAAGCGCGTCACCAACTACGAGATCGATTCCGAGACCCAGTTCGTGAAACCCGCCACCGGGGAGTTGCAGCGCCTGAGCGTGGCGGT
This window of the Fundidesulfovibrio magnetotacticus genome carries:
- a CDS encoding sigma-54 interaction domain-containing protein — its product is MDNGKNLPVRLDLEELPGEATGVTSVLIGSRAMRDVHKLASQVAPSDAPVLLQGESGTGKELFARLIHVFSNRKEKPFIPVNCGVLKGELFADKFFGHEAGAFTGASRQQKGSFELAQDGTLFLDEVGEIPPANQADFLRVLEQRTFRRLGGERNLPFEARIVAATNRNLLEMVRDGRFRADLYYRLNVVPVFLPPLRLRKEDIPMLASHFIEHFSLRYHRPPIFLTPDTLRAFQDYAWPGNARELRNLIERLVLVNPGPAVEPDDLPLEFHHGPAPHADNDDLPESLLLDDVVRDAETRAIHRAFRIANGDKTRTAQLLGISPRTLRHKVQQWGLVLKQRRGQDA
- a CDS encoding IMP cyclohydrolase, encoding MELLPIRRAILSVTDKSGLAEFAAFLHQHGVELVSTGGTKKAMADAGLPVTAVDSVTGFPEMLGGRVKTLHPHIHAGILADKDDPEHLKTLEAFKLQPFDLICVNLYDFAKAAASGANLKQAVEQIDIGGPTMLRASAKNLHSILVVPSAEHYARVTAELSANAKNGTLHAPLALRRDLAVDTFRRTSAYDAMISDYLGRAPQ
- a CDS encoding tetratricopeptide repeat protein, which translates into the protein MSGHLDYEINKELGECYLFMGDLDKAEEYYRKAMNSNGIHPDPYMGLATIAVHRGDLDAAFGFYRKAANVEATDKSLSGMALIEMERGEHEAAFGHFAQALDHNPENMVALYSLIRLGHAMDRVDEVVPHLEDCLAVDPLKHDIRYSLAGCLITAGRPEEAREHLERILQQEPSYARAVELKEHLEAQAA
- the flgB gene encoding flagellar basal body rod protein FlgB encodes the protein MPDIYGANTDLIAKVMDLRIERQNLVMSNLANMNIPGYKARSIDFEGALQDAVGTQEMKTAVTRTNAAHVPGPYDVNGYQADVVKEFKPRTIYGADAVDLDKEMAAMAKNSLMYNSLTTVMQKGFEGIQKVIMDGGK
- the flgC gene encoding flagellar basal body rod protein FlgC; this translates as MDFMTALDIGASALTAQRTYMNVISMNLANAKTTRTMDGQGPYQRKSVALQSTQATPFGKAMNAALTQELQGVRVTGIVADQRPPKQVYEPGHPDADQNGYVQYPDINVVEEMANMIQATRGYEANTTSVNTIKAMYNKALEIGR
- the fliE gene encoding flagellar hook-basal body complex protein FliE; the encoded protein is MAISPIALNAYRSAMGQTQGGMSIQKQVEGAVGSGASQTGFVDTLKNSVAEVNAEQLKKDRMVASFATGENQNVHELMIQLQKAGVAMSMTSAVRGKVLDMYRELVKMPF
- the fliF gene encoding flagellar basal-body MS-ring/collar protein FliF; the protein is MSTVIKSLWDQATRFWSARTMAQRILFAGVAVSVVAAFALMIFWFNQPDYKVLFSKLGQDDANRVVETLKANKIPFRLEDAGQTVLVPVDQVSETRLRIAGEGKLRGAGLGYEIFDETKVGQTDFVQRINYQRALQGELSRTISEFPQIEKARVHLVLPQKSLFIEEQRKPSASVVLTLKNGGKLEPKQVQGIVNFVAMSVEGLEPSRVTITDTSGKIVYQAKDDQSIDGLTSSQFDFRNNYQLNMERRIEELLTPIVGGGKSIAKVSASLDFAQREIKRQSFDPNRTVVRSETREESSTNQKANVDGSVPETNFRGDGFTGTQNKVDQASEKRVTNYEIDSETQFVKPATGELQRLSVAVIVDYIQDPNSKEPKFIPRPAEELERIKQAVSSAVGLDAKRGDTIEVSCMSFGERELIGEPSLTQNMLEYAQRLGKPFLNGLLVFLFLLLVVRPVVMALIRPKVTREEIEQMSRLPEAERRIALAEAEEEETELVEISKRLENAKVLAQQLFETNSDQAIQILRGWLKQEAA